One Candidatus Lernaella stagnicola DNA window includes the following coding sequences:
- a CDS encoding TonB-dependent receptor translates to MRRRLWIGLLLLCVTAVLCLPVAAAADPDDDEDTDSTPTPEPEPPKDDPPPAIDVAADAQDDKEADDEAPIHAGDEVVVTGTRTKHSVSTAPIAVSVVTADEMAKSGSDDVGDALENVAGVFVDEWESAGRGGPGSGVNIQGLPTDRVLLLIDGMRVPMTMRAPDLELIPAQLVRRIEVIKGPSSSLYGSDAIGGVINIMTREPTADPSAELNLWGGSFATFGGNAFHAWGAGPVGWVVNFNRKQSGGWIDPNAARSKIRIGEGVVDTIPFENDAGHPYEANDLFGKFTVRTGPYLRWTTQARYHWEDNQFSDEDDRAVSDDKTRLSGTLRGELEYGRLSMTAMASYFHRTFRYREFSTTYTINPLPPPDLIRGLVNKGNTTIGDDLNAELVASVAAANWNLLTGGVSWRHEKLDYEAFEQSSLTDSDQAYSAFQTVLSAFVQDELFFFDGVWSIVPGVRVDNHEVWGTTVNPKLSTLVRLPTNTALRASVGRAFREPTLSQLYRPIFRHSGYFLVGDEDLEPETALGFNGEVEQGIVEFAAVTAGYFQYELYDMIYPAIVDDNFKGGFPLMSYVNLKRARIQGVEGQVVLTPHDMVRWSLDYTYTKTFDLDEDEALGTVPEHNAGTRLFVDYTPWGLGGMVGAVFQSQRDYIGMGGLWYTADERYLTNARLYKTLGRHVELGFRVENWLGYNWDKEGDGDNDLPPTGYYGEFKLEL, encoded by the coding sequence ATGCGGCGAAGGTTATGGATTGGGTTGCTGCTTTTATGCGTGACGGCCGTGCTGTGCCTGCCGGTTGCCGCTGCGGCCGACCCAGACGACGACGAGGACACCGACTCCACCCCGACCCCGGAGCCCGAACCGCCGAAGGATGATCCGCCGCCCGCAATCGACGTCGCCGCCGATGCCCAAGACGATAAGGAAGCCGACGACGAAGCGCCCATACACGCCGGGGACGAAGTCGTCGTGACCGGCACACGCACCAAGCACTCGGTGTCCACCGCGCCGATTGCGGTCTCGGTCGTCACCGCTGACGAAATGGCCAAGAGCGGCTCGGACGATGTGGGCGACGCCCTGGAGAATGTGGCGGGCGTATTTGTCGACGAGTGGGAGTCGGCGGGTCGCGGCGGACCGGGCAGCGGCGTGAATATCCAAGGTTTGCCCACGGACCGCGTGTTGCTGTTGATCGACGGCATGCGGGTGCCGATGACCATGCGGGCGCCGGATCTGGAACTGATTCCCGCGCAGTTGGTGCGGCGCATTGAAGTCATCAAGGGACCGAGCAGTTCGCTTTACGGTTCGGACGCCATCGGCGGCGTGATCAATATCATGACGCGCGAGCCGACGGCCGATCCCAGCGCGGAACTCAATTTGTGGGGCGGGAGTTTCGCCACCTTCGGCGGCAACGCCTTCCATGCGTGGGGCGCGGGGCCGGTGGGTTGGGTCGTCAATTTCAATCGCAAACAGTCCGGCGGCTGGATCGACCCGAACGCCGCCCGGTCGAAAATTCGCATCGGGGAGGGCGTCGTCGACACCATTCCATTTGAAAACGACGCCGGCCACCCGTATGAAGCCAACGACCTTTTCGGAAAGTTCACCGTGCGCACCGGGCCGTATTTGCGGTGGACGACGCAGGCCCGCTATCACTGGGAAGACAATCAATTTTCCGACGAGGATGACCGGGCCGTGAGCGACGACAAAACGCGGCTTTCCGGGACACTGCGCGGCGAGTTGGAGTACGGCCGCCTGTCGATGACGGCGATGGCGTCGTACTTTCACCGCACGTTCCGGTATCGCGAGTTTTCCACCACGTACACGATCAATCCCCTGCCGCCGCCCGACTTGATTCGCGGCCTGGTCAACAAAGGCAACACGACGATCGGTGACGATCTCAACGCCGAACTCGTGGCCAGCGTGGCCGCCGCGAACTGGAACCTGCTGACCGGCGGCGTGTCGTGGCGGCACGAGAAGCTGGATTACGAGGCGTTCGAGCAAAGTTCGTTAACCGATTCGGACCAAGCGTACAGCGCCTTTCAGACGGTGCTTTCCGCCTTTGTGCAGGATGAGTTGTTCTTCTTTGACGGCGTGTGGTCGATCGTGCCGGGTGTGCGGGTCGACAACCACGAAGTGTGGGGCACGACGGTCAACCCGAAGCTGTCCACGCTTGTGCGTCTGCCGACCAATACCGCGTTGCGGGCCAGCGTGGGCCGGGCCTTCCGCGAACCCACGCTCTCGCAATTGTACCGGCCGATCTTTCGGCACAGCGGGTACTTCCTCGTGGGGGACGAAGACCTCGAGCCGGAAACGGCGCTGGGTTTCAACGGCGAGGTGGAGCAGGGAATCGTCGAATTCGCCGCGGTGACGGCGGGCTATTTTCAGTACGAGCTGTACGACATGATTTATCCGGCCATCGTCGACGACAACTTCAAGGGCGGCTTCCCGCTGATGAGTTACGTCAATCTGAAGCGTGCGCGCATTCAGGGCGTCGAGGGCCAGGTTGTTCTCACGCCTCACGACATGGTGCGGTGGTCGCTCGATTACACCTACACCAAGACCTTCGATTTGGACGAGGACGAAGCGCTGGGCACTGTGCCGGAACACAACGCCGGCACGCGGTTGTTCGTGGACTACACGCCGTGGGGGCTGGGCGGGATGGTCGGCGCGGTGTTTCAATCGCAGCGCGACTACATTGGCATGGGCGGGCTTTGGTACACCGCCGACGAACGCTATTTGACCAACGCGCGGCTGTACAAGACCCTCGGTCGCCACGTCGAACTGGGCTTCCGAGTCGAGAACTGGCTGGGCTACAACTGGGACAAGGAAGGCGACGGCGACAACGACCTGCCGCCCACCGGCTACTACGGCGAGTTCAAGCTGGAACTGTAA
- a CDS encoding class I SAM-dependent methyltransferase, producing MNRTHFLEPREDQIWQDLVYKGKAAHVRGPKIVRWTTKSYFINTFLRLDAGHRVLDIGCGLGEFTILAARRAREVVGVDAAETAVTAARLAASRLGVDNVEFAVGNAYELVGVVGEPESFDRVLCLDLIEHVSEPQKVMAQIHALLRPGGRALVYTNCYGRFSWVYLKECWRTRGRPGRLWASDARDHHLHRFTLPELRELTAPFHTRLVFKNHFLIPFASWLTRRLNMLLAPTPPAGEPASSPEASSKTAVTVQETMRAPRRVAEVVKWALSIAEMETLGRFLPSAGAYLLLEKR from the coding sequence ATCAATAGGACGCACTTTTTGGAACCTCGCGAAGACCAAATTTGGCAAGATCTTGTTTATAAAGGGAAAGCTGCGCATGTGCGCGGGCCGAAAATCGTCCGCTGGACCACCAAAAGTTACTTTATCAACACTTTCTTGAGATTAGATGCCGGCCATCGCGTCCTGGATATCGGCTGCGGACTGGGTGAATTCACCATACTGGCCGCCCGGCGCGCCCGCGAGGTCGTCGGCGTCGACGCCGCCGAAACCGCGGTGACCGCCGCCCGACTCGCCGCCTCGCGTCTTGGCGTCGACAACGTCGAATTTGCAGTCGGCAATGCCTACGAGTTGGTCGGCGTGGTGGGCGAACCGGAATCCTTCGACCGAGTCCTCTGCCTCGACTTGATCGAACACGTCAGCGAACCGCAAAAAGTCATGGCGCAAATTCATGCGTTGCTGCGCCCCGGCGGACGCGCCCTCGTGTACACCAATTGCTACGGCCGCTTTTCGTGGGTTTATCTAAAAGAGTGTTGGCGCACCCGCGGCCGGCCCGGTCGTCTGTGGGCGTCGGATGCGCGCGACCATCATTTGCATCGCTTTACCCTTCCCGAATTGCGCGAGTTGACCGCCCCGTTTCACACACGCCTGGTCTTCAAAAACCATTTTCTGATTCCTTTCGCTTCATGGCTGACCAGGCGGTTGAACATGCTGTTGGCGCCCACGCCGCCGGCCGGAGAGCCGGCTTCTTCGCCCGAGGCCTCATCGAAAACCGCCGTCACGGTGCAGGAAACGATGCGCGCGCCGCGACGGGTGGCGGAGGTCGTGAAATGGGCGTTGAGCATCGCGGAGATGGAAACGCTCGGACGCTTTTTGCCCTCCGCCGGCGCTTATTTGCTGCTGGAGAAGCGCTAA